In Gadus chalcogrammus isolate NIFS_2021 chromosome 23, NIFS_Gcha_1.0, whole genome shotgun sequence, a genomic segment contains:
- the LOC130376804 gene encoding uncharacterized protein LOC130376804 — protein MTPKVKSLLRARNAAYRTGDTNAYFTARSDLKKGISSAKQTFMTRIEAQFNSASCPRQVWEGVRAITDYKGRTSPPVNSSAPLAEELNIFYARFDRNNKDPVSPPLPSDGSTLVLSTHEVRLILRNINIRKAAGPDGVQGRVLKDCAAELAPVLTTIFNLSLASSWVPGCLKAARIVPVPKKPNVAGLNNYRPVALTPIVAKCFEKLVMKHIKASIPPSLDQNQFAYRRTGQQRMPLPLCYTLYWNILSTVTHMGDSFLLTLVQLSTLSCLTSYTANYTNLA, from the coding sequence ATGACACCTAAAGTAAAATCCTTACTACGAGCCAGGAATGCAGCGTACAGAACCGGTGACACCAATGCATACTTCACGGCAAGATCCGACCTGAAGAAAGGCATCAGTTCTGCCAAGCAAACATTCATGACCCGCATTGAAGCTCAGTTCAACAGCGCCTCATGCCCCCGGCAGGTGTGGGAGGGCGTTAGGGCAATAACGGACTACAAGGGAAGAACATCCCCCCCTGTCAACAGCAGCGCCCCCCTAGCGGAGGAGTTAAACATCTTTTACGCACGTTTTGACAGGAACAACAAGGACCCGGtgtcgccccctctcccctctgacgGCTCCACCCTAGTCCTGAGCACTCATGAGGTCAGACTCATCCTACGCAACATCAACATCAGGAAGGCAGCAGGCCCAGATGGAGTCCAGGGACGGGTGCTCAAGGACTGTGCGGCTGAACTAGCTCCAGTTCTCACCACCATCTTTAACCTGTCTCTGGCCTCATCCTGGGTCCCAGGATGTCTCAAGGCAGCAAGAATAGTCCCGGTTCCCAAGAAACCAAATGTTGCAGGTCTGAACAACTACAGGCCTGTGGCGCTCACCCCTATCGTCGCAAAATGCTTTGAGAAACTAGTCAtgaaacacattaaagcctCCATACCGCCATCATTAGATCAGAATCAGTTTGCTTACCGAAGAACAGGTCAACAGAGGATGCCATTGCCATTGTGTTACACACTCTACTGGAACATCTTGAGCACAGTAACACATATGGGCGACTCCTTTTTGTTGACTTTAGTTCAGCTTTCAACACTATCCTGCCTAACAAGCTACACAGCAAACTACACAAACTTGGCCTGA